cagacaaggaaaagctaaaggagttcatcaccaaactattattatataaaatgttaaaggcgcttattcaagaaaaagaagaagatcaaaactatgaacaataaaatggtaaaaaatacatatctaccaataattgaacctaaaaaacaaactaagcaaacaagaacagagacagaatcatggatatggagaacattttgatggttgccaaatgggaggaggatggggggtatgggtaaagaggtgaggggattaagaagtacaaatagatagttgcAGGAtagaggatgtaaagtacagtaccagaaatggagtagccaaagaatttatactcatgacccatggacatgaacaatgatgtggggattgccttgagggagtggagggtgttGGATGGAgtagggcaaagggggaaaaatcaggacaactataatagcataatcaataacatataataaaaaaataaaaaactggaaaaaagaacaaaaccaagtGGCCTACACAAAGGCTATGTGATTTTAGgcaagtcacttgacctctctgtgtaCCAGTGTCCTTTCTTGTAATAGAGAATATCAATACATGCCACATAGTGTTGCtgaaaaaattacatgaaagaaTGCATGGAAAGTTTTTATCTAGCAAGCCAGCTCACTAAGTAGTGGAAGCCACATTAGTGGCAGTAGTAATGATAACACTAGTGAAGACTGCCATCCTGGTAGGTATACGCTAAGCACAAAATTACACCCTTTGTGTGTTGTGTCTCACCCAGCAATGCGAGGACATGGAGATTCATGGGTAAGCAATGTGCCCAGAGCCATGGAACAGGAAGTGACACAGAAGGGGACATGAACCCAGTGATTCTAGGGCCACAGCCTGTGTTCCTAATCACTTGATTAATGAAGACTATATAATGGCTGGTTTacatctttttctcttaaaattataaaCCTATCTTTATTCCAATAGAAATGGCTTCTGTGGTCCATGTTGTTTATTCATGCCTGCAAGCAGAACCTCTTCAACCCATGGGCCCCTGCTGGACTAAGTCAGTAAAAGAGCTTGTaactaaatgaaaaacaaagtctgAAAAGCCGAAGAAATTATTTTCACACTACCAGTAAGGCTGGGTACAGTGAAGTAAGTTTTGAAATATCCATGTGAAAAGAACTCTCAGGATTCATCAGCTGTTCAGGACTAAAACAAGTACCTTATGAAGAGGGAAGGTTTTTTAATGAGAACAGCTTGAAGCAGCTCCAAAGCCCAGACCAGCTCAGCTTTCCACTCTGCGTGGTTTGTTTGTGTCAAGTtcacagaggtgggggtgggagaggaagccCTTGTCCCTGCGACAGACTTCGTGTGGGATGAGAACATCCAGAGAGAGTGAGGCCTACTGCGCATGCCTGGCTGCTTTCGGCCGcggctgctgggcctggggccagcacAGTAAGGCTAGTCTTCTTAGTTACTGCGCTCGTAACCTCTGGATTTGGATGTCTCAGAAATACTCAGATTTTCACTTAAAGACATCCCAAATTCTCAACTGAAAATGCACCCACACGAGAAACACTGGGTCACTTGGGCTGGGAGAGCAGCTGCCTCTGTCCCAAAGCCTATTCGGAGGGACCCTCTGTGCCCTTTATTGTGGGATTTGCTGCTCCTTACACTGGATCCTGTGTCTTTAATAATTAGCATTTTTGCATATCTAAAATAGGCTATGTTCTCATAGCTTCAAACATTCCTAAAGAAAAGTAACCAGAAGAGCACCCATGAAAATGACAACTCTGCTTAGTGTCAACACAGGCAACTTTGTTCTAACCTGAAGTTGGGCCCTAGAATTCGTAAAAGTCCTGCTGAAATCTGACTGTGGCCTATATTTCCTAGACTGTAAGTCACAGGGTCATGAGGTTAGTATAAGGATGGggtgacaattaaaaaatgggcaaaggacttgaacagacaattctccaaggaggacatacagaaaatccaaagacacatgaagcgatgttcaatatcgctagccatcagagagatgcaaattaaaaccacaatgagataccacttcacaccagtcagaatggccatcataaacaaagcaacaaataacaagtgttggagaggatgtggagaaacggggtccctagtgcactgttggtgggactgcagactggtacaaccattatggaaagcagtttggaacttcctcagaaaactaaaaatggatctgccttttgacccagcaattccattgctgggactctatcctaagaacactaaaacaccaatacaaaagaacctttgcaccccgatgttcatagcagcacaatttacaatagctaggtgctggaagcaacctagatgcccatcagtaaatgaatggatcaaaaaactatggtacatttacacaatggaattctatacagcagaaagaaagaaggagctcataccctttgcaacagcatggatggagctggaaagcattatgctaagtgaaacaagccaggcagtgaaagacaaataccacatgatatcacctttaacaggaatctaaacaacaaaacaaaacaaaacaaaaaactagcaaaatataaccaaagacactgaaataggggatagtctgacagtggccagaggggagagaagagggaatttcaggggggaatgggtagggattacaggaacaaatttggaggacacatggacaaaaactaagggtggggggtaatggggggaaggggggagggttgggtggaggggctgaaacgggagtagggggcagaaaactgtacttgaacaatgattgaaaaaaaaaaaaaaaaaaaaaaaggatggggtGAGGCGTCAACCAACCTGCATCCCAGGAAAAGCACTCCGTATGGAAGCACATTTCTGTCCTGACGGGCTCGCTCAGCCTTGCCTGTGGGACACCGCAGGACCTCAGTCCCCCGCCAGCGAGGCCCTAGTTCTCTGGACGTCCTCACTGAGAACTTCAGATCTGGGCATTGGACAATGAAGGTGCAATAGGCACagtgagagaggagaggagaggagggtgtgactgtgtgtgcgtgtgcatgtacAAGTCACATGACTGGAGATGGTGGGTGTGGATAGATGTGGCTGGGTGGCCGACTCGACTGTGGCATATTCTGGAAGCTTCACAGGTAGGtcacaaacaggaaaaaaatcatctttcCATGATGACAGGTCTGATTAGACTTTTCCCGTTTCACTGAATTGTCTTTATATCAATTCACCATGTCATGTGTTGTGGTGGATGACAATGGTCTTGTCCTAATGGAAGGGCAGAAGTTCAGTCGAGCGTGATGACTAAGAAAATAACCTCACAAAAAGCAGCCAGTGCGAGAGCACTCACCACAAGGTAGCACCACACGAACAGGAGTCACCCAGAAGAGGACAGCATGAGGACTGCCTGGCAGAGGCCGAAGGGAAGCCTAAGAGGTCCCAGTTACACTGAGATATCAATGCCCCTAATTATGTTAGTACCATGTTGGGATTCAGTCAGAGCTACATGGCATGGATTGTGGGGTGTTGCACCCCAAGTCTCTGAGTCAGTAGGTCTGGGTGAGGCCTGAGACTGCATGTTAACACATTCCCAGGAGATGCTCCTCACTGACCGGGGTCCACCTGTGAGGCCCACTGCTATGCAGCAAGTAAAGGCAGGGGCCGTCAGTCATTCTGCTCTGGATAGAGCCACATTTAGTGGGTTAGGGCATCACAATTTGTGGCAGAGAAATGGCAGACGATATGGGAAAAGGATacagaaaatgattaaaaaagatatgaaataaaataaatcagaaagaatgagttaagtaattaattttacttaaaaaaagaacaatattatttaatcaatatttgCAAAGGATAAATGTTGACTTTGACTGAAGTTTCTCTGCATGTCCATGAGCTGAGCCAAGATAAACAGAATtagattaagaatattaaaacagCACTAAACATTGAGGGAGAGTGTAAAACTTCAGGGTCAAAGATATCTTGACTTCGATTCAGTATAGAAAATGCCACTCCATAAGATTTTATCCAATTGTTAGATTCTATAGTGTCCAAGAATAAATTTGCTCACAGTTCCAAAGGGTCCTGGAAGAAGGAAGTGTACGGTGGGACCAGACCCAGCTTCCCCTTAGGTTTTAGCTGAGCAGCCATGACATCTGTGGAAGAGAGGCCACCTCCCATCCCCTGCGGAAGGTTTACACTTTCACCAACCCACATAAGAGCCCCGTGGATTCCAAAAGTGTGCTGTCTGGCGAGAAACACAAACCCAAGCCTCTGAGAGAATGCCAATACgatgttctcttttaaaatattcagagagTCAAGTATCAGGGAAATCTGGGCCCTATAGATGTTTTCATTTGGACTCCAAACTTATTTTCAGTTGAAAGCTGGCACTTGATgttactatttaaatttttatgattaaaaatgtCCTagattttttctgtatattttatagcATGGAGATATTTAAGTTATATTCTAAAATCCATTTTAGTTATATACTTTGACATACTTCTATTGCATAAAAAATGTTCCCACCTCCTTGGGCAGGAAAGAAGCACAGCGGATGTCATAACCACTGTGACTATTATGAATAGTACTTTGCTGCTGAAAAGTCACGAAAGATTACAGATAAatgtcaaaaccacagtgagatattttaaaatttctctgatGTACCTGGCTGGGAAAAGGTTGCTTTAGGATAAGTTCAGTTGAATTTTAGAACATAGAGAAcaacatttttcatcttaattatctcaatatatttatgaaaacacGTGCTGCTCCCCCAGTACGAACCACATGCATCACAGAGAGAATGCTCCTGTCTGATAACATGGAGGTGAAACCTTTGTTGCTAGGTACACTCACACAGGCACATAGAAACACACACGTACATATGTACACAtaggtacatatatacataaaatttatgaGAGACTTGCCTTAAGATAATGGTAATTAGGATTTTAACAGTGAGAACATAAACAAGcatagaataaatatatttatagatctTTACTAGATACTAGAAATTCTAGGAAAAGTGCAAAGTTCACATTAACTGAATACAGACTAGTATCTGTGTACTAACCTAAATACATGTatgtaaaacatatatttttgtatgttttagaaGATTTAGAGTGGCGAAGGGGTGACCCTTACCTGTGAGCAGCTGTCTGCAGGCCACCGCCACCAGCACCCCGGGGCTTGTGAGAATGCAGAATCTGCATTGCACCAAGATCTTTAGGTGGGATGTATGacctttaaacatttaaattcgAGGATCTTGTCAAAATCACCAGTATTTTTTCCTGCATTGTttgttaaaggacagtagatctGTCTGCTAATTCAAACCATGTTTATACTGCTTTGAAATCTATCAACTACTTCTGACTCTAAGCGTTCTCACCAGATTTGAAGGTTCCAAACAAATATCAAAACCATCCAATAGtggctaaaatttttaaaggagacAAGAAGGCAGTCTGTCTCTTTATTACACCAGGCATGTAATCAAAGTAGAGACATAGCATCAGTTAATATAACACCATTCatttaatatgtaatttaaatttgGTATATCAGTAAGTTGTCTTAATTTTATACATGTTACTATGAAATAAGtcaatcattattttaataaggGATGAgcatttctttaagaagaatgtTTAAGAAGTCTCCAAGAGATTTTATTGGCACTATACATCTGTATTTCTCATCTTCTCATTTAAACTTGTTTAAATCCCACTTTACATTCCAGGCACTTTAAGACCATTCACACTCACTGAGTCAGATGAGGAATTCTCCCCTGAACTTGGCTGCCAGGAAAGGGGGTGCTCTGCCCCCCGACCCCAACTCTGCCTCCACGTACCAGGAAGGAAGACAACCCCCTTTACGATGAAGAAACAAACTTgataatacaaagaaacagagtTATAGGGATAAAAGGAAACCAAACCATGGATAGCTACAACCTAGATAGTGAGCCTTGACTAAGTACTCAGGTACGGTAACTAAATTGTCCAGGACACCTGTTTCTATTGGAAATGACAGAAATTCTTTGCTAGCTAGAATTTTTGATCACATGGAGTAAGAATGCCTGCTACCTCAGGACTGTTGGAAATATGACTGTTTTACATGATGCATTTAGTGTTGTTGCAAAGTTAACATTTTGaagctatatatgtatatagaggtacacacacatatctaaacatatacatacatattaagaCATGTGCACACTTAATAATTAACCTCACAGAAATGAAGACGCTTTGTAGGAAACCACATAAACTTCCAAAAAACTTTCACAATTTAAACATGTTATAGTTAAAGTGAAAAATCTTAGCTGAAAGCAGATGTTTCAAGAACAGGTAAAAGGCAATCATTTAACTAGCATTTATGAGGGCATTATATACTGATGTATGTGAATGATCTAGAGCTTAAAGTAACAACTGGAGGGAAAATCGCTGTACAGTAAGAGTGCTCTCACCTATTTGCACTAGAACATTGCATTGGGCCTCTGGGCGTGGACTGGCCTTGCTccaaaggggggaaatgctgaGCAAAGaagaggatgttaagaacagagCTTTTCTACATAGGACCACGCTGATAGATACATCACATGTGATAATAAGCTGAATATCTTAATTGTAGAACTAAAAGGTGGTAGGAATAACGTGTTAGAAATCAAGAGGAAGTGAGGCAGCGGTGCTGAAAGACGGCAGGTACAGACGCTGGAAAACCTGGGTTCCCATCCTGACTCTGCCCTTGGAGCTGTGGCCTCAAACACATTTCTCAGCCTGGATTAGCCTCAGGCATCTCACCTGTAATCATGTGCACTGAGTACAGTCACAGAGCGGGCGAAGCACCCAGCAGAGGGGCCTGCCTGGCACTCAGAGTGTGGTGCAGAACAGTATATATTATTATGATGATAATTCTGACTTGGAGAGACCCATCATTTCTACAAAAACATCATTTATTGCTTTCAAACCTCCTTATGAATATTTCCCAGCCCCTGACCAAACCAACTTACCTTAATTATTTCTGCCATGGAGATGCTATTGACTTTAAGGATTAAAAACAGACTCATTCTACTCAATCTACCAACTCAATCACACGTTGAAGAAATTTTCTAAAAGGCATCCACTTCATTAGGTTGATCATAAGGTAATGTGCATTGAAAAGCCTTTCCCATTTCTGACATACTTTAAACTTTCTCCCGCTTCCACAAGTAGCCTAAGGGAGGAGACACAGGTTCCAGAGGATTTATTCCTAATCGTGCTACACAAGGAGGGGCTCTGGAGAGATGGCATCAGCATGCGGACAGCCAGAGGAGTCCTGAGACCCCCATGGGCAGGCCACCGGGGACACACCAGTGAGGTCATTTACTGCAAATGATTCCCCAGGGACCCTTACACTGGTCTCAGCACCATCTGAAAGGGCTCCGCTGACGAGCTGGACAGAAACTCTCCTGCTGGCTGCAGAGCTGCAGCTGCAAACCCACTGCCCGTGGAAGGAAGGTCTGTACCCAGGCCCTCTGCACTAACGGGAGTGCTGTCATGAAATCTTTGCTCTCTGAAAACAGgcaatatgtttttttattgtatttaagtTGTTCTTTTGGTGAAAAGTTCAAACTTAGCTTTCTATGAATGGCCACTGGTGAACTTACATGACATATCACAGTCAGATAGGGGTGTTATGCACTCACAAACAAATTAATCATTAAAATAGGAGACCACCTGTTTCAAATGCATTTGACACCACTGACAATATAAACCAGAAATACTTGGTTTACAATATTAATTCTATTTGTCTCAATCAAGAATAACTATTAATGCATTCTTAAAGATAGAAAAAGtgatgtttttcatattttgtgaCTGTGttacattgatttgtttttcagaatataCTGAAATAAACTGAATCTACTTTcaaaagttattaattttttccttttgtttcctgaAAATAATCAGACTGTCACTTAAGAAACTACCAGGGTGAATCTAATGAATCCTACTTgatatgtaaatcaaaaccaaTGTTGTCATTCACTTTAAAAGGACATATTAAAAACCTATGTTGAAAAAGAACTCATTTGATTTTGGTACATGGCAATATTAGAAGCTAGTGGTCTATCTAACACAGGCAACCATGCAGGAAGAGTTACAACAGTCACAGAAATATCAGAGTAATTCTTgctgaaagtaaaggaagaatGAATAAGAGTGGGTCCCTAGTTTCAGTGCTAGTAACTTATTACTGAGTTCATGTTAACAAAATCAGGTTCCTTCCGAACATAAACATGTGAAATCTTTTCATCAGCTTGAAGGAGATTGCATTCTATTAATTAGGTACATGCAGCATTAAAATCTAccttgacattaaaaaaaagtctggaaaAAGTAACTTAATTTTCCTCAATAACtcagttttattttgaagtcCAGGTAAAAACTCTGGGACCAGTTTACTTTTGTATAACATCATGGTCATGTCACATCCCTTCCTTTCTGAACCACCACCAACcctccaaacaaataaaatataaaaaccttgtctccaaataaaatataaaacaaatcccCCATtcccaaacaaaacacacacacaaaaaatgttgaGCAAAGAACTcaacaccttttttttaaaagggtgaaAACACTGGTAAGATTATTTTCGCTTCAATTACTTAACTCATCTGACTGGAAGCTTCACAAATGCTAAGGGTTCCTGTGGATCCAAAGAGAATCCAGTATAAAGAATTTAAGGAAAGCATCTCAACCGTTGGCCGGGCAGTGGAAGTGCTTGGTAAATGCAGCGCTGGGTGTGCAGGAGCTTGGGAGTGGAAGGCTGCTACACATCGCTGGGTGACCGAGCTCTCTGGGAGAGGCTGGATGGGATGCAGCCGCAACAAACGAGGCAAAGGGCTTTCTGGATCTCTTGGTTTCTGAAAGCATATATGACAGGATTGATGACAGAATTGTAGGTGGCGGGCAGGAGGGTGGCATACGTGTAGATGGAGGGATAGGTGTAATCAGCTATCAAGGAATAGAGGGTGAAAGGCATCCAGCAAGCAGCAAAGGTCCCCAGGATGATGGCCAGGGTGGAGACCCCTTTCCGGGTGGTCACGTAGTGCGAGGTGGCCAGGAAGTGGTGCTGCAGGGCTATCTGGTGGGCGTGCCTCATGACGATCTTACAGATCTGAATGTAGAGCTGGAGCATGAGCGCGAACATGAAGAGGAAGGAGATGGAAAGGATGGCCGCGTTGTTCTTGGTGAGTGGTCTGACCACGCTGCAGGTGGACTCGTCTCTGAGGCAGTTCCAGCCCAGGATGGGCAGCAGTCCCAGGCAGATGGAGGTCCCCCAGAGCATGATAAGCATGACATAGGTAAATGTGACTGTCCTCTCCGAATGGTATGTCAAAGCATAATACAGGGAGAGGTAGCGGTCAACAGTGATGGCCAGCAAGCTGCAGACAGAGGCGGAGAAAGAGGCGACAATGAGTCCAATTGTGACCAGCTTGGTGGCTTCTGACTGAAGCAGGTAGGCAAAAACAAAATTGATGATGAGTCCAATGCCCGCCAGCAGGTCTGCCAGAGCCAGGCTGCCTATCAGCAGGAACATGGGTGCTCGGAGGCTGGGGTTATGGAAGATGATGAGGACCACCACAGCATTTTCACAGGAGATGACAGTTCCTGAGGTACACAGGACAATGTCCCAGGGGTTGACCACGAGCTCTGGCTGTGGCTCCACAACAGGAACCTGGGGGGAGACGGCAGCCGAGATGTTCTCTGGAGCAGCACCGGCATCTAAGTAATCCCGAAGCAAGCCGCTGAAATTGACCTTCGGGTCTCCGTTCATTTTAACCCCTGGCCTCTTCAAcgaaaagacattttttttaatggaaaggtACATCAGGGGGACAGTCCAACATCATGCAAAACGACACAGAATGAAAGCCAGACCCTCTTCCAATACCGCTATCAAATGCCACAAGTTTCGTGAACTATAAAACTgttgtgaaataaaacaaaagccaaagTCTCCGTGATCTAAAGCCCACTGCAAACACTGCCATGTGGCGTTGGGGAAAGCACAGGAAAGGACTTCAAAACACA
The sequence above is a segment of the Phyllostomus discolor isolate MPI-MPIP mPhyDis1 chromosome 2, mPhyDis1.pri.v3, whole genome shotgun sequence genome. Coding sequences within it:
- the GPR12 gene encoding G-protein coupled receptor 12, which encodes MNGDPKVNFSGLLRDYLDAGAAPENISAAVSPQVPVVEPQPELVVNPWDIVLCTSGTVISCENAVVVLIIFHNPSLRAPMFLLIGSLALADLLAGIGLIINFVFAYLLQSEATKLVTIGLIVASFSASVCSLLAITVDRYLSLYYALTYHSERTVTFTYVMLIMLWGTSICLGLLPILGWNCLRDESTCSVVRPLTKNNAAILSISFLFMFALMLQLYIQICKIVMRHAHQIALQHHFLATSHYVTTRKGVSTLAIILGTFAACWMPFTLYSLIADYTYPSIYTYATLLPATYNSVINPVIYAFRNQEIQKALCLVCCGCIPSSLSQRARSPSDV